One genomic segment of Echeneis naucrates chromosome 18, fEcheNa1.1, whole genome shotgun sequence includes these proteins:
- the LOC115058829 gene encoding insulin receptor substrate 1-B: MDSQAGEPHSCEDVRKSGYLRKQKSMHRRYFVLRAASERGPARLEYYESEKKFRGKAPVPKKAVALETCFNINKRADSKNKHMIVLYTRAESFAIAADNESDQDDWYQAMVDLQCKSKNPTDSGASGDYGIPNPGPAFKEVWQVKVWPKGLGQAKNLVGIYRLCLTDKTVNFVKLNSDAAAVVLQLMNVRRCGHSENFFFVEVGRSAVTGPGEFWMQVDDSVVAQNMHETLLEAMKALSEEFRQRSKSQSNSGPGGGATASNPISVPSRRHHPNPPPSQVGFTRRPRTEPPGGANGAAGGSSANASPTPRHSFPRSRTASDGGKGEDGIAGTTLLQGPSSSPSTNGSCSTTPILRSKSVRSTPTTTAKTPLGLMRSVSTPAPSPSPAPSLSSSSGHGSEFGGVASSVGAGPGSGTYSRVPSHRASVSGSPSDYGSSDEYGSSPGDQTLLPSPSLPGSSVGSVSSQSLSEEGANYILMSQRSGTSTCGSQLQTRRVLRRSSSRECEAERRLLSKRASLPPMTLERLAPRQRRAEEPADDDSADYAIMSRSTSRESFASISSSTQRDAGMGAGSAGGGGGYLDVAGEFKSEGSGGAGCSVDLGVDNGYMSMLPGVTQPPVSLAQSLAVSVPDSDSKPTDDYMAMTPNNSVSPPQQIRPPPTSDGYMIMSPNSSCSPDQRGGLSGGAWVDSGSADSRPGSDYMNMSPISARSVNGSPPPPDHTSHLETSSQQQTPKMVYSYYSLPRSYKHNPSSGHFDDGPGRGRRPNGSCSRGGGRAIGGRQEQAAGCNTVVGRHLSLSSSSYSSSSASSESLGETEDRATPTVSTTAGGTQSKDGSKLHQRRGSGGLSKQGSHTRSRPVSLFVDVSKANTLPRVRENPLPPEPKSPGEYVSIEFKGEKCSQALVGGGRGRGLRHGLSLPHCSSSQHPQHRPTFCLSNFVALSCSPSAPITPPAASEYVNMDLGPSPSPSPLSLTPLVFPSFHTPPTPPTLAHAPKTCDEVTTSPREDRAEVAEGPLRQNREIAPSVTESESPTEYTEMAYSLNNNTVPSVSPKAPSPTRTDPSVPVHSRGLDFPLPKPGLNPDHGAKVIRADLQGRRRHCSETFLASPSLPASTSTSSSSTASLFPEHAQAVARRLGFESMLWGNGAVTDTPTQCPLPLQQSLPTNTQTSSTEQGLNYIDLDLVNKESPHLGLDGPSSSQAPSRLFSVLGGGSGIGGGGAAVSSSSTSGSSNLNTYASIDFYKSEELRTHQNGNKEGTEC; the protein is encoded by the exons GTAAGAATCCCACTGATAGTGGGGCTTCGGGGGACTATGGCATTCCCAATCCTGGGCCCGCGTTCAAAGAGGTTTGGCAGGTGAAGGTGTGGCCCAAAGGCCTGGGTCAGGCCAAGAACTTGGTGGGCATCTACCGGCTTTGCCTGACTGACAAGACGGTCAATTTTGTCAAGCTCAACTCTGACGCTGCTGCCGTGGTGCTACAGCTGATGAATGTCCGACGCTGCGGCCATTCAGAAAACTTCTTCTTCGTGGAGGTTGGACGGTCTGCCGTGACAGGCCCAGGCGAGTTCTGGATGCAG GTGGATGATTCGGTGGTGGCCCAGAACATGCATGAAACCTTGCTTGAGGCCATGAAAGCACTGAGTGAGGAGTTCCGCCAGCGCAGCAAATCTCAGTCAAACTCCGGGCCTGGGGGCGGTGCCACTGCCTCCAACCCCATCAGTGTTCCCTCTCGCCGCCACCACCCAAACCCCCCTCCCAGTCAGGTGGGCTTCACACGCCGCCCGCGAACTGAACCCCCTGGAGGTGCCAATGGtgcagcagggggcagcagtgCCAATGCCTCTCCCACCCCACGACACAGTTTCCCAAGATCCCGCACTGCCAGCGATGGAGGGAAAGGTGAGGATGGGATAGCAGGCACCACCCTACTCCAAGGGCCAAGTTCCAGCCCCTCCACCAACGGTTCCTGCTCCACCACCCCAATCCTCAGGTCAAAGTCTGTTCGTTCCACCCCCACCACAACTGCTAAAACTCCTCTTGGGTTGATGCGCTCCGTCTCAACCCCAGCACCATCCCCATCCCCAGCCCCAAGCCTATCTTCTAGCTCTGGTCATGGCTCTGAGTTTGGAGGTGTAGCATCTTCTGTTGGTGCTGGTCCAGGCTCTGGTACCTACAGTCGTGTCCCCTCACATCGCGCCTCTGTCTCAGGCTCTCCAAGTGACTATGGCTCCTCGGACGAGTATGGCTCTAGTCCTGGGGATCAGACACTTCTACCCTCCCCGAGCCTCCCTGGAAGCTCTGTTGGTAGTGTCAGCAGCCAGTCTCTTAGTGAGGAGGGAGCTAATTACATCCTGATGAGCCAGCGCAGTG GAACATCAACCTGCGGCTCCCAGCTCCAGACCAGGAGAGTCCTACGTCGCTCCTCAAGCCGTGAATGTGAAGCCGAGCGTAGGCTGCTGAGCAAGCGAGCTTCTTTGCCTCCGATGACCCTGGAAAGGCTGGCCCCACGTCAGCGTAGAGCTGAGGAACCAGCAGACGATGATTCGGCTGATTATGCCATCATGTCCAGGAGCACCAGCCGAGAGTCGTTTGCTTCAATTTCCTCATCCACTCAGAGGGATGCTGGCATGGGTGCTGGGtcagctggtggaggaggaggatactTGGATGTGGCAGGGGAGTTCAAAAGTGAAGGGAGTGGAGGGGCAGGTTGTAGTGTAGATTTAGGCGTGGACAATGGGTACATGTCCATGCTCCCTGGTGTCACTCAGCCCCCGGTGTCACTGGCCCAGTCATTGGCCGTCTCTGTCCCAGACTCAGATTCCAAACCTACTGATGATTATATGGCCATGACTCCGAACAACAGCGTGTCTCCTCCACAGCAGATCCGCCCTCCACCAACTTCTGATGGATATATGATAATGTCCCCCAATAGCAGCTGCTCCCCTGACCAGCGTGGCGGTCTCTCTGGAGGGGCTTGGGTGGACAGTGGCAGTGCAGATAGCAGGCCAGGCAGTGACTATATGAACATGTCACCAATCAGTGCACGTTCTGTAAATGGCAGCCCCCCTCCACCTGACCATACTAGTCATTTGGAGACCAGCTCCCAACAGCAAACTCCAAAAATGGTGTATTCTTATTATTCTCTTCCGCGTTCATACAAACATAATCCATCTTCTGGACACTTTGATGATGGGCCTGGACGAGGCAGAAGGCCCAACGGGAGTTGTAGTCGAGGTGGAGGTAGGGCTATTGGAGGGCGCCAGGAGCAAGCAGCTGGATGCAACACAGTGGTTGGACGCCACCTGtcactctcttcttcctcataCTCCTCCAGTTCAGCCAGCAGTGAAAGCCTTGGGGAGACTGAAGATCGAGCTACTCCGACTGTCAGCACCACAGCTGGGGGCACTCAGTCCAAAGACGGGAGTAAGCTCCATCAGAGACGGGGGTCAGGCGGGTTGTCCAAGCAAGGTAGCCATACTAGAAGTAGACCAGTGAGCTTGTTTGTTGATGTATCCAAAGCTAATACACTTCCTCGAGTCCGTGAGAACCCCCTGCCCCCAGAGCCTAAAAGCCCTGGGGAGTACGTAAGCATTGAGTTTAAGGGGGAGAAGTGCAGCCAGGCTCTAGTTGGAGGAGGCCGTGGCAGGGGTCTCAGGCATGGCTTATCCCTGCCTCACTGCTCAAGTAGCCAGCATCCTCAGCACAGGCCAACTTTTTGCTTAAGTAATTTTGTCGCTCTCTCCTGTAGCCCTTCTGCCCCCATCACCCCCCCAGCTGCCTCTGAGTATGTCAACATGGACCTGGGCCCTTCTCCGTCCCCATCACCGCTTTCCCTTACCCCACTGgtttttccatctttccacACCCCTCCCACGCCTCCAACTCTTGCTCATGCCCCAAAAACTTGTGATGAAGTTACCACTAGCCCTCGTGAAGACAGGGCCGAAGTGGCAGAGGGCCCACTTAGGCAAAACAGAGAAATTGCTCCATCGGTTACGGAGTCTGAGTCTCCCACAGAATACACAGAGATGGCCTACAGCTTGAATAACAACACCGTCCCTAGTGTCTCCCCCAAAGCCCCTTCCCCCACCCGGACTGATCCTTCTGTTCCAGTACATTCACGGGGTCTGGACTTTCCCTTACCCAAACCAGGACTCAACCCCGACCACGGGGCTAAAGTTATCCGGGCTGACCTCCAAGGACGTAGACGGCATTGCTCAGAAACCTTCCTTGCTTCGCCCTCCCTCCCCGCATCTACCtctacttcctcttcctccactgcaTCACTATTTCCGGAGCACGCCCAAGCTGTGGCCCGTCGGCTGGGCTTTGAAAGCATGCTGTGGGGAAATGGTGCTGTGACTGATACCCCAACTCAGTGCCCCCTCCCTCTACAGCAGTCCCTTccaacaaacactcagacaTCATCCACAGAGCAAGGTCTCAACTACATTGACTTGGACTTGGTCAACAAAGAGAGTCCCCACTTGGGCCTGGATGGACCCTCCAGCAGCCAGGCCCCGTCTCGCCTCTTCTCTGTCCTGGGGGGAGGTTCTGGGATTGGGGGAGGGGGCgcagctgtcagcagcagcagcactagCGGTAGCTCCAACCTCAACACTTATGCCAGCATTGACTTCTACAAATCAGAAGAGCTGCGGACACatcaaaatggaaacaaagaggGAACAG